A section of the Elizabethkingia anophelis R26 genome encodes:
- a CDS encoding Crp/Fnr family transcriptional regulator: MSSRPDINSLLKDENLFEKAIILNRNEYLKEAGSIDTNIYFIREGSVRIFISDNAEERNIRFGYSGNIIVSLDSFLSNKPSPLYIQALKKTTILIASKGSFMQIMNKDPQHLQLWNSILEDLNLQQFEREIDLLTQSPRERYHRLLKRSPQVFQQIPNKHIANYLRMTPETLSRIKKS, encoded by the coding sequence ATGTCATCCAGACCAGATATTAATAGCCTTCTCAAAGATGAAAATCTATTTGAGAAGGCTATTATTCTAAACAGAAATGAGTACCTGAAAGAGGCAGGCAGCATTGACACCAATATATATTTTATACGGGAAGGCAGTGTAAGAATCTTTATCTCCGACAATGCTGAAGAACGCAACATTCGTTTTGGTTATTCGGGAAATATTATTGTTTCCCTTGATTCTTTTTTAAGCAATAAACCTTCACCTCTCTATATTCAGGCTCTAAAAAAAACTACAATCCTTATCGCTTCCAAAGGCTCTTTTATGCAAATAATGAATAAAGATCCGCAACACCTTCAACTATGGAATAGTATTCTGGAAGATTTGAATTTACAGCAGTTTGAAAGAGAAATAGATCTTCTCACCCAATCACCCCGGGAGCGTTACCATCGCCTGCTAAAAAGAAGTCCACAGGTTTTCCAACAGATTCCGAATAAGCATATTGCTAATTATTTGCGTATGACCCCGGAGACCCTCTCCCGTATTAAAAAATCTTGA
- a CDS encoding mechanosensitive ion channel family protein, translating to MNNDLQETRDFLQQISYDINVFFAKYFDGSIAWIFQVTSKILVLLAFYFIVDLGIRLFFNFLYKVIKKNKYPFVEALYQSKFPRAMAHVIALGLCSFALDSIFYKNMHPATKSILDVIVQIGQLIVIGSAGLRLYKSVEIYYILIKENYKLIAFKAVSQTLKIFGGVILFFIAIKIVFKINSGTILGSLGAITAVMVLVFRDTILGFVTGIHVATSKNLKVGDWIGIPKYNIEGNITDISLLTTKIVNFDKTVSTIPTYDLMSTEIRNYQVMTEGNLRRIKRSMIFNIKSFRFLTKEDYEKLEKVNLISDYIITKKNEIESEKLELHNADNMLNGQQLTNIGVFRKYAENYLRNNPNIEQKEIILVRQLEITPQGMPLEIYCFTIYSNLEDYERVQSDIFDHLLVATQDFGLEVIQVNKV from the coding sequence ATGAATAATGATTTACAGGAAACAAGAGATTTTCTACAACAAATCAGTTATGACATTAATGTATTCTTTGCAAAGTACTTTGATGGCAGTATTGCGTGGATATTTCAGGTCACCAGCAAGATTTTAGTTCTTCTTGCATTTTACTTTATCGTAGACCTGGGGATAAGACTTTTCTTCAACTTTCTCTATAAAGTTATAAAGAAAAATAAATATCCTTTTGTAGAAGCACTTTATCAATCGAAGTTTCCCCGTGCTATGGCACATGTTATTGCATTAGGCTTATGCAGTTTTGCGCTGGATTCTATTTTCTATAAAAATATGCATCCGGCTACCAAATCTATACTGGACGTAATTGTTCAGATTGGGCAGTTAATTGTAATAGGCAGTGCCGGACTTCGGTTGTATAAATCTGTGGAGATTTACTACATTCTGATTAAAGAAAATTATAAGCTTATTGCCTTCAAAGCAGTATCTCAGACGCTGAAGATATTTGGAGGAGTAATTCTGTTTTTTATTGCCATTAAAATTGTTTTTAAAATCAATAGTGGTACTATTCTGGGAAGTTTAGGAGCTATAACTGCTGTAATGGTATTGGTTTTCCGGGATACCATTTTGGGATTTGTTACCGGAATTCATGTCGCTACATCCAAGAACCTGAAAGTGGGTGACTGGATTGGTATTCCAAAGTATAACATAGAAGGAAATATCACAGATATCAGTCTGCTAACAACAAAAATTGTAAACTTCGATAAAACAGTATCTACAATTCCTACCTATGATTTGATGTCTACAGAGATCAGAAATTATCAGGTAATGACAGAAGGAAATTTAAGGAGGATAAAGCGCTCTATGATTTTCAATATCAAGTCCTTCAGGTTTTTAACCAAGGAAGATTATGAGAAGTTAGAAAAGGTAAATCTGATATCAGATTACATCATTACCAAAAAGAATGAAATAGAATCTGAGAAACTGGAACTTCACAACGCAGATAATATGCTGAATGGTCAACAGTTAACCAATATTGGCGTTTTCCGGAAATATGCCGAAAATTACCTGCGTAACAATCCTAATATCGAACAAAAAGAGATTATACTGGTTCGTCAGTTAGAAATTACACCACAGGGAATGCCCCTGGAAATTTATTGTTTTACTATCTATTCCAATTTGGAGGATTATGAAAGAGTACAGTCCGATATTTTTGACCATTTACTGGTTGCAACACAAGATTTTGGACTGGAAGTAATACAGGTAAACAAAGTTTAA
- a CDS encoding uracil-DNA glycosylase — MTWSEVLAPIKSSEYFETLWKKVNEQYKTQKCFPPKNQIFRALELTPFEDVEVVIIGQDPYHNDGQANGLCFSVSESVTAPPSLKNIFTELKDDLNINRTKKELDDWGQQGVLLLNATLTVQAHQPNSHKDLGWEKFTDYVIRQISEKKKNVVFVLWGAFAQKKAALIDTSKHHILASAHPSPFSVYRGFYGSKPFSKINEYLKTKGKKPILWG; from the coding sequence ATGACGTGGTCTGAGGTTTTAGCCCCTATTAAAAGTTCTGAGTATTTCGAAACCCTATGGAAAAAGGTTAATGAACAGTATAAAACACAAAAATGTTTTCCACCGAAGAATCAAATTTTTCGGGCGCTGGAGCTTACTCCGTTTGAAGATGTAGAAGTGGTAATTATCGGACAGGATCCTTATCACAACGATGGACAGGCAAATGGTCTGTGCTTTTCTGTATCCGAAAGTGTAACAGCACCGCCTTCACTAAAGAACATCTTTACGGAATTGAAAGATGATCTTAATATTAACAGAACCAAAAAGGAACTGGATGACTGGGGGCAGCAAGGTGTTTTATTGCTCAATGCAACGCTTACCGTACAGGCACATCAACCCAATTCACATAAAGATTTGGGATGGGAGAAATTCACAGATTATGTAATTCGTCAGATTTCTGAGAAAAAAAAAAATGTGGTTTTTGTACTTTGGGGAGCTTTTGCACAGAAAAAAGCAGCGCTGATAGATACGTCAAAACATCATATTCTGGCATCGGCACACCCTTCACCTTTTTCCGTATACAGAGGTTTTTACGGAAGCAAGCCTTTTTCTAAAATCAATGAATATCTGAAAACAAAGGGTAAGAAACCTATTCTTTGGGGATAA
- a CDS encoding heparinase II/III domain-containing protein, translating to MKYIISCVFGILMSFSSINAQQTFEAIASVSHPRLFLQKAEEKALINAITSNPDLKTVDLALKKSGNAIISLPVSEHKKIGKRLLHVSREALKRIFALSYLYRTTKEQKYFDAAEKELLQLSSFADWNPTHFLDVAEMTFAVSIGYDWLYDKLSDTSREKIKTAIIEKGLKPSLDKKYNSWLKVQNNWNQVCNAGISLGAMAVYETDPAMASQIISRAIESIKVPMKRYEPNGTYPEGYSYWAYGTTYNVIFLDALKKLTKSDYNLGHAPGFMATAEYFQHLMGTSGLSFNYSDSMSAPEMSSATFWFAKNLNNPSLVWNDLQYIRNPAKAKQLSSDRFLPLIPVWGKDIQKLSPQRPEKLFWSGEGDNPVAMMRSSWTDSDALFLGFKLGSPSVEHGHMDVGSFVFDSDGVRWAMDFGQQDYESLESKNIDLWSYGQNAQRWTVFRYNSLSHNMLTVDNDQQYSKGKATFLKKSDNKNFSFATSDLSDLYKNRVPKVVRGVALKDQAYALIQDEVQTGSSPTIVRWRMLTPANAEIISPTEILLKKDNKKLLLKINSATPVTLKTWSTAPTNSYDAPNLGTVLVGFETELPANTKSTFAVQLIPRGKMKKRFETKVQPLEEWK from the coding sequence ATGAAATATATTATCTCCTGTGTATTTGGAATATTGATGTCTTTTAGTAGTATAAATGCACAACAAACTTTCGAGGCAATAGCTTCCGTTTCTCACCCGCGTTTATTTTTACAAAAGGCTGAAGAAAAAGCGTTAATCAATGCTATTACTAGCAATCCTGATTTAAAAACAGTAGATCTTGCGTTAAAAAAATCCGGAAACGCCATAATTAGTCTCCCGGTTTCGGAGCACAAGAAAATTGGAAAAAGGCTTTTACATGTTTCCAGAGAAGCTTTGAAAAGGATTTTTGCCCTTTCTTATTTATACCGCACAACCAAAGAACAAAAGTATTTTGATGCTGCAGAGAAAGAACTACTTCAGCTGTCTTCTTTTGCTGACTGGAATCCCACTCACTTTCTGGACGTTGCAGAAATGACTTTCGCTGTATCTATAGGCTACGATTGGCTGTACGATAAATTGTCGGACACCTCGCGTGAGAAAATCAAAACTGCAATTATTGAAAAAGGATTAAAACCTTCACTGGATAAAAAATACAACAGTTGGCTAAAAGTTCAAAACAACTGGAATCAGGTCTGCAATGCCGGAATTTCTCTGGGCGCTATGGCAGTATATGAAACTGATCCGGCAATGGCTTCTCAAATTATTTCACGGGCAATAGAATCTATCAAAGTTCCTATGAAAAGATATGAACCTAACGGAACTTATCCTGAAGGCTATTCTTACTGGGCTTACGGAACAACATACAATGTTATATTTCTGGATGCACTGAAAAAATTAACAAAAAGCGACTACAATCTGGGACACGCTCCTGGCTTTATGGCTACTGCAGAATATTTCCAGCACTTAATGGGTACATCTGGATTATCTTTTAATTATTCCGATAGTATGTCGGCTCCGGAAATGAGCTCTGCAACTTTCTGGTTTGCAAAAAATCTTAATAATCCGTCACTGGTATGGAACGATCTCCAGTATATAAGAAATCCTGCCAAAGCAAAACAACTCTCTTCTGATCGTTTTCTTCCCCTGATTCCTGTATGGGGAAAAGATATACAAAAACTATCACCTCAGCGTCCGGAAAAATTATTCTGGTCCGGAGAGGGCGATAATCCTGTAGCTATGATGCGTAGCAGCTGGACAGATTCTGATGCTTTATTTTTAGGCTTCAAATTAGGATCTCCAAGTGTTGAACATGGACATATGGATGTAGGTTCTTTTGTTTTTGATTCCGATGGTGTAAGATGGGCAATGGATTTTGGACAACAGGATTATGAATCGCTTGAATCCAAGAACATCGATTTGTGGAGTTATGGACAAAATGCCCAACGCTGGACAGTCTTCCGCTACAACAGTCTGTCTCATAACATGCTTACGGTTGACAACGATCAGCAATATTCAAAAGGAAAAGCTACATTTCTAAAAAAATCAGATAATAAAAATTTTAGCTTCGCAACCTCAGATCTTTCTGATCTGTACAAAAACAGAGTCCCTAAGGTTGTCCGGGGTGTTGCACTCAAAGATCAGGCCTATGCACTTATTCAGGATGAAGTTCAGACAGGAAGTTCTCCTACAATAGTTCGCTGGAGAATGCTGACTCCTGCCAATGCAGAAATTATTTCTCCAACTGAAATTTTATTAAAAAAAGACAATAAGAAATTACTCTTAAAGATCAATTCTGCTACTCCAGTTACCCTTAAAACATGGAGTACTGCGCCAACAAATTCTTATGACGCACCTAATCTGGGAACTGTACTTGTAGGATTTGAAACCGAGTTACCCGCTAATACTAAAAGCACTTTTGCCGTACAACTCATTCCAAGAGGTAAAATGAAAAAGCGCTTCGAAACTAAAGTACAACCGCTGGAAGAGTGGAAATAA
- a CDS encoding DUF456 domain-containing protein, giving the protein MEEGLVTLVCIILLIIGILGTFLPVLPGLIVSYAGLLIYKFGTNSDMSMGYIWIFGILTLLSAILNYVIPAKTNKKYGGTRWGSIGSFVGTILGMFFIPVIFGFLIGMLVGVFVGELLHDRKDHKKAWNSTKGALIGFLYGTGFNFVVGCAMLIVVIIDLF; this is encoded by the coding sequence ATGGAAGAAGGGCTTGTAACGCTTGTTTGCATTATTTTACTGATCATAGGAATATTGGGTACATTCCTGCCGGTATTACCCGGACTTATTGTTAGTTATGCCGGACTTCTGATTTATAAATTCGGCACCAATTCCGATATGTCTATGGGATATATCTGGATTTTCGGGATACTAACCCTTTTATCTGCTATACTGAATTATGTTATTCCTGCTAAAACCAACAAAAAATATGGCGGTACCCGTTGGGGAAGTATTGGTTCATTTGTTGGCACTATATTGGGTATGTTTTTTATCCCGGTAATATTCGGATTTTTAATAGGAATGCTAGTCGGTGTTTTTGTTGGTGAATTACTCCACGATCGTAAAGATCATAAAAAAGCATGGAACTCTACTAAAGGTGCTTTAATCGGTTTTCTTTACGGAACAGGATTTAATTTTGTAGTAGGTTGCGCTATGCTTATTGTAGTAATCATTGATTTATTTTAA
- a CDS encoding DinB family protein produces MKIQTSQFYSELISLVQSHIKITEELKSKTETKLNQKISADSWCALECIEHLNRYGNFYLPEIENRIKSSSYPPEDTFKSGILGNYFTNIIKPKEKLNKMKSPKNMNPLDTKLDSVTLDIFLKQLHQALTMLEESKAVSLNKTKVSISISKHLKLKLGDAFRFFIYHNERHLQQAIKATCNIIV; encoded by the coding sequence ATGAAAATCCAGACCAGTCAGTTTTACAGCGAACTAATCTCATTAGTACAATCGCATATCAAGATAACAGAAGAACTGAAATCAAAAACAGAAACGAAGCTAAATCAAAAAATTTCTGCTGACAGCTGGTGCGCATTGGAATGTATTGAACACCTGAATCGTTATGGCAACTTTTATTTACCGGAAATTGAAAATAGAATAAAAAGTTCTTCCTATCCTCCCGAAGACACATTCAAAAGTGGAATATTAGGCAACTATTTTACTAATATTATAAAGCCTAAGGAGAAGCTTAATAAAATGAAATCTCCAAAAAACATGAATCCACTGGACACTAAACTGGATAGCGTTACTTTGGATATTTTTCTTAAGCAACTTCATCAAGCATTAACCATGTTAGAGGAATCAAAAGCAGTAAGCTTGAACAAAACCAAGGTTTCTATCAGTATCTCCAAACATTTAAAATTAAAACTAGGTGATGCTTTTCGTTTTTTTATTTACCACAACGAAAGACATCTTCAGCAAGCGATAAAAGCTACCTGCAATATTATAGTGTAA
- a CDS encoding zeta toxin family protein, whose translation MNEKNLYIIAGCNGAGKTTASFTILPEMLDCKEFVNADEIARGLSPFQPEKVAFEAGRIMLNRIDELFKNQETFAFETTLATKTYKQKIEYAKENNYNTTLLFFWLESSELATERVRIRVNEGGHNIPKDVIERRYLNGIKNLFDIYLEIVDQILIFDNSEGKHILIAEKSYGEDIIIYDLDKFNNLKTYYDKRS comes from the coding sequence ATGAATGAAAAAAATCTTTACATTATTGCTGGTTGTAACGGAGCTGGAAAAACAACGGCTTCTTTTACAATTTTACCTGAAATGCTAGACTGTAAAGAATTTGTAAATGCTGATGAAATTGCTAGAGGGCTTTCTCCTTTTCAACCAGAAAAAGTAGCTTTTGAAGCTGGGAGGATAATGCTTAACAGAATTGATGAATTATTTAAAAATCAGGAAACTTTTGCATTTGAAACAACCTTGGCAACGAAAACTTACAAACAAAAAATTGAGTATGCAAAAGAAAACAATTATAATACGACCTTACTTTTCTTTTGGCTTGAAAGTTCAGAACTAGCAACGGAACGTGTAAGGATAAGAGTTAATGAAGGTGGACATAATATCCCTAAAGATGTCATTGAAAGAAGATATCTCAATGGCATTAAGAATCTGTTTGATATTTATTTAGAAATTGTTGATCAAATTCTAATTTTTGACAACTCTGAAGGAAAACATATTCTAATTGCTGAGAAGTCTTATGGTGAAGATATTATCATTTATGATTTAGATAAGTTTAATAATCTAAAAACTTATTATGACAAAAGAAGCTAA
- a CDS encoding polysaccharide lyase family 8 super-sandwich domain-containing protein, whose amino-acid sequence MKKLLLILCGFLFLGLCKANEIDIIKQRIAEWNWSNDINRTEIIKNAQQWQQTLQASQQWEDVDYKNPTRTTWTAFQHLKKVKEMTIAYTAPWSSLRNNDKVFEAIQSGLQFWNTAKLKNINWWWNEIEAPRTLGIILIMLERNGGKKLSDELFSGLVRQMDYKRTNGVTGVNLADFDTHIFYSGLLNKNEAEIQKGLDNIFSINKATVKEGVQYDNSYAQHEIMLHIFGYGSEYLKVETYIGAMVADTKFAMKGEQLKIFTNFITKTLIPQIRGRYTNWTSFGRQIAREDFTDMTWLVPYFEKLILMDKSNINVYQDVIARISQKKKSDFHIAELQKHYWNTDFTFYQNPVYQFSVRMSSRYTQQAETDLNGENKKGGNRSIGSYALLQDGTEYFNIYPVWDWKKIPGTTTLENSPLPDTKYLTPGKSVFAGGVSDGRTGVSVFLQDQFNVKAQKSWFMFGEEIVCVGSNISTDKEDEILTTVEQNFFKDKVIYQNLVDKHKLKEGQLVNNKDQQVLIHRNTAYIFKEKTNLYISTQTQKGTWKELTELGSTDEKQSAVFKVWINHGKKADNGSYQYFIVPGIRSVNRAKKIADDFIVWNWKDVHAVYKKSSKKLMLVFFNPAQIEVEGRMIKADRACTVLIEDLEAQSPELFVSDPSRKEKEVNLGIGKENIHINLPTDRAFAGSSVHYKK is encoded by the coding sequence ATGAAAAAGCTTTTACTGATATTATGTGGTTTCCTATTCCTGGGGCTTTGTAAAGCCAACGAAATCGATATAATAAAACAAAGGATAGCAGAATGGAATTGGTCTAATGATATCAACAGAACTGAAATTATTAAGAATGCACAACAATGGCAGCAAACATTACAGGCCAGTCAACAGTGGGAAGATGTAGACTATAAGAATCCTACCCGTACAACGTGGACTGCTTTTCAGCATCTGAAAAAAGTGAAAGAAATGACTATCGCTTATACAGCTCCATGGAGTTCATTGCGGAATAATGATAAAGTCTTTGAGGCGATACAAAGTGGATTACAATTCTGGAACACTGCAAAATTAAAAAACATCAATTGGTGGTGGAATGAGATAGAGGCACCCAGAACTCTGGGGATAATACTGATTATGCTGGAAAGGAATGGCGGGAAAAAGCTTTCAGATGAACTTTTTAGCGGTTTGGTAAGGCAAATGGATTACAAACGAACAAATGGCGTTACAGGCGTTAATCTTGCTGATTTTGATACTCATATTTTTTACAGCGGCTTATTGAACAAAAATGAAGCTGAAATTCAGAAGGGACTGGATAATATATTTTCTATCAACAAAGCGACAGTAAAGGAAGGTGTACAGTATGATAATTCTTATGCTCAGCACGAAATTATGCTGCATATTTTCGGCTACGGAAGTGAATATCTGAAAGTAGAAACCTATATAGGTGCTATGGTAGCAGACACCAAATTTGCGATGAAAGGTGAACAACTAAAAATCTTTACCAACTTTATTACCAAAACACTAATTCCGCAAATCAGAGGGCGTTATACCAATTGGACATCATTCGGAAGGCAAATTGCCAGAGAAGACTTTACAGATATGACGTGGCTGGTTCCTTATTTTGAAAAACTGATCTTGATGGATAAAAGTAATATAAATGTCTATCAGGACGTAATTGCACGAATCAGTCAAAAGAAAAAATCCGATTTCCATATCGCGGAACTCCAAAAGCACTATTGGAATACCGATTTTACCTTTTATCAGAACCCTGTTTATCAGTTTTCTGTAAGAATGTCATCCAGATATACCCAGCAAGCGGAGACAGATCTGAATGGTGAAAATAAAAAAGGCGGAAACCGTTCTATTGGTTCCTATGCATTATTACAGGATGGTACTGAGTACTTCAATATTTATCCGGTATGGGATTGGAAAAAAATACCGGGAACAACCACTCTGGAAAATTCTCCTTTACCGGATACTAAATATTTAACTCCCGGGAAATCTGTATTTGCAGGCGGCGTAAGTGATGGAAGAACCGGAGTATCAGTATTTTTGCAGGATCAGTTTAATGTGAAAGCTCAGAAATCTTGGTTCATGTTTGGGGAAGAAATTGTATGTGTAGGAAGCAACATTTCGACAGATAAAGAGGATGAGATACTAACAACAGTAGAACAGAATTTCTTTAAAGATAAAGTGATTTATCAAAACTTGGTGGATAAGCATAAACTAAAAGAAGGGCAGTTGGTGAATAATAAAGATCAACAAGTCTTGATACATAGAAATACGGCCTATATATTTAAGGAGAAAACCAATCTCTATATTTCTACCCAAACACAAAAAGGGACATGGAAGGAATTGACTGAGTTGGGAAGTACAGATGAAAAGCAATCGGCAGTATTTAAGGTGTGGATTAACCATGGAAAAAAAGCTGATAATGGCAGTTACCAGTATTTTATTGTTCCCGGTATTCGCAGTGTGAACAGAGCAAAGAAAATTGCAGATGATTTTATTGTATGGAACTGGAAAGATGTACATGCGGTATATAAGAAGTCTTCTAAAAAACTGATGCTTGTTTTCTTTAATCCTGCCCAAATTGAGGTGGAGGGAAGGATGATTAAGGCAGACCGTGCCTGTACAGTTCTGATTGAAGATCTGGAAGCACAAAGTCCTGAACTTTTCGTTTCCGACCCTTCAAGAAAAGAAAAAGAAGTAAATTTGGGGATCGGAAAAGAGAATATCCATATTAATCTGCCTACCGATAGAGCTTTTGCGGGTTCTTCGGTACATTATAAAAAGTAA
- a CDS encoding polysaccharide lyase family 8 super-sandwich domain-containing protein codes for MRKLFFFIVCIMCTSIIKASEIDLIKHRIAEWHWEKGVDKAATVLNAQKWQKTLQSNQQWKDVDYVDPAPNVWKGFEHLKRVHEMTVAYTAPWSRLKNNPEIFKAIENALIYWNRTKPKNNNWWWNEIEAPRVLGVILIMLSEKDNPNRLSGELFTNLVKQMEYKRYKGDTGVNMADYDTHIFYSGLINNDESQIQSGLHNIFSINQPTIKEGIQFDNSYAQHDIMLHIFGYGTEYLKVETYIGAMVADTKFAMKGEQLRIFTDFITKTLIPQIRGRYTNSTSFGRQISRESFTDLEWLVPYLESLIVMDKANTHIYRNAILRLKGKKKPDYHIAEFQKHYWNTDFSFYQDKNYQFSLRMSSRFTEQAETNLNGENKLGGYRSIGSYSILRDGTEYFNIYPVWDWKKIPGTTTLDQLPIPDTYCLTPGESGFAGGVSNGKIGASVFMQNQFGVKAEKSWFMFEGAVICLGNNISSERDGNVFTTVEQSFFKDKLVYQNNGETKNVESGKLIKNTGEQMLIHNNTAYLFPQKTNLNISTQIQNGRWKDINDVGSTEEQKNAVFKVWIDHGEKATKASYQYIIMPGIRKSLKAKRIADDFIIENQKDVQAVYSKSANKLMLVFFRPAETQIKGIKIKADQACVILIENPGSNNPELYIADPSRKAKEVNVQLGAEKINIQLPVTLDYAGSSVHYKKLTNKFNNQI; via the coding sequence ATGAGAAAATTATTTTTTTTCATAGTCTGCATTATGTGTACAAGCATAATTAAGGCTAGCGAAATAGATCTTATTAAGCATCGGATTGCCGAGTGGCATTGGGAAAAGGGTGTGGATAAAGCCGCAACAGTACTGAATGCACAAAAATGGCAAAAGACATTACAGAGTAACCAACAATGGAAAGATGTGGATTATGTTGACCCGGCTCCTAATGTATGGAAAGGCTTTGAGCATCTGAAACGTGTCCATGAAATGACAGTTGCTTACACAGCACCGTGGAGTCGTCTGAAGAATAATCCGGAGATTTTCAAAGCCATAGAAAATGCCCTTATCTATTGGAACAGAACTAAACCTAAAAACAATAACTGGTGGTGGAACGAAATAGAAGCTCCCAGAGTATTGGGCGTTATCCTTATTATGCTTAGTGAGAAGGATAACCCAAATAGGCTTTCCGGTGAGTTATTTACAAATCTGGTAAAACAGATGGAGTACAAGCGTTATAAAGGCGACACGGGAGTGAATATGGCAGACTATGATACTCACATCTTCTACAGCGGATTAATCAATAATGATGAATCTCAAATCCAAAGCGGGCTTCATAATATTTTCTCAATCAACCAACCAACAATAAAGGAAGGTATTCAGTTCGATAATTCCTACGCACAACATGATATTATGCTGCATATCTTTGGCTATGGAACCGAATATCTGAAAGTAGAAACCTATATCGGTGCAATGGTAGCCGATACAAAGTTTGCAATGAAGGGTGAACAGTTGCGAATATTCACAGACTTTATCACCAAAACTTTAATACCGCAGATTCGTGGTCGCTATACCAATTCAACATCTTTTGGCAGACAGATATCCCGCGAAAGTTTTACAGATCTGGAATGGCTGGTTCCTTATCTGGAAAGCCTTATTGTAATGGACAAAGCCAATACTCATATTTATAGAAATGCTATACTGCGTCTTAAAGGAAAGAAGAAGCCAGATTATCATATTGCAGAATTTCAGAAACACTATTGGAACACTGATTTTTCTTTTTATCAGGATAAAAACTATCAGTTCTCCCTTCGAATGTCTTCCAGATTTACAGAACAGGCAGAAACCAATCTAAACGGGGAAAACAAACTTGGAGGTTACCGCTCTATAGGTTCTTATTCAATATTGCGGGACGGTACAGAATATTTTAATATCTATCCGGTATGGGACTGGAAAAAAATACCGGGAACAACTACATTGGATCAATTACCTATTCCGGATACATACTGCCTTACTCCCGGAGAGTCTGGTTTTGCTGGTGGGGTAAGTAATGGTAAGATAGGAGCATCCGTATTTATGCAAAATCAGTTTGGGGTAAAAGCGGAAAAATCTTGGTTTATGTTTGAAGGTGCTGTTATATGCCTGGGCAATAATATTTCATCAGAAAGGGATGGAAATGTATTTACAACTGTAGAGCAAAGTTTCTTTAAAGATAAGCTTGTATATCAGAACAACGGAGAAACTAAAAATGTAGAATCCGGAAAACTTATAAAGAATACAGGAGAGCAGATGCTTATCCACAATAATACGGCTTATCTTTTTCCGCAAAAAACAAATCTGAATATTAGTACACAGATTCAGAATGGTCGTTGGAAAGACATTAACGACGTAGGCAGTACTGAGGAACAAAAAAATGCAGTATTTAAAGTGTGGATAGATCATGGAGAAAAAGCAACTAAAGCATCTTATCAGTATATTATTATGCCGGGAATCCGCAAATCTCTAAAAGCAAAAAGAATAGCAGATGATTTTATAATAGAAAATCAGAAAGATGTACAGGCTGTATATAGTAAATCTGCTAACAAATTAATGCTGGTTTTCTTCAGACCTGCAGAAACGCAAATCAAAGGAATAAAAATAAAAGCAGATCAGGCATGTGTTATACTTATTGAAAATCCGGGATCTAATAATCCGGAGCTATACATAGCCGATCCTTCCCGAAAGGCAAAAGAAGTTAATGTGCAGTTAGGAGCAGAGAAAATTAATATTCAGCTTCCTGTAACTTTAGATTATGCGGGTAGTTCTGTCCACTATAAAAAACTAACTAATAAATTTAATAACCAGATATGA